TGATTTACTAACTTATCATAATGATTATTCGAATGaaaattttcttttttattCATTTCATCTGTCATCTAGCATTTCGAACAGATTCTGCCCCTGTAAGTCTGTCAATCTTAAGCAGCTTTTTATGGTGCAATAGAGTTAATTGCTGAACGATGAGTTGGTTTTTTCCTTTCTCTGATATTATCTTCCAATGCCCAAGTGTTGATAAACTTGGGCTAGTACTTCCCCCAAATTGTATGTATCATCTCTGTATAACTCTGGGATATTTCTATTGTATTTCTGCACGTAGCTGATGTTATATACTGTTCTTTACTTGGAAATGTTCAAATTTTTTGCCTCCAAGCTTTAAGGTATGTAACTTTCGCATACGCGTTAGATGTAGGATATTATGTATACCAATACTATTCCTAGCGTTTCCAGATGCTACCATCAAAGGTATTCCTATCCCTTTTTTCATTAGTCCTTCCATTTCCAGGGCATACCCCGTGTCGATCAGCGTGCCCTCCCAGCATTCATCACTTTGTTTCGCTTTTCATTTTTTGGATGCTTCCTGGTTACACTTATTTTTGGATGCTGTCTCTGTCGCCGTCTCTGTCGCCGTCGTCTGTTGCGCGTCCGAGTGATTCCATCAAAATCGCATAAATCCAAAACAAAACGTTTTAGTCGCCAGCCGTTCTCCTTCCTACTCCACCCTGCACActccaccccctccccctgGCTGGCCACTAACCCCACCCATCCCGTGCCCTGGCCTGGCCCGGCCTGGCCTGTCTCTTCAAAAATAGTTTATGTACGAATTTTTGATTTGATGCCAAAATGTCGCAGAATAAATATGTTTTAAGACAGAGAAATCTTTTGGCCGCTATGCGAAATGTCGCCCCATGCCCCCCGTACATTCTACACGCCACCCTGGTCCATCTCCCCTCTGGATCCATACCAGACACCACTCCAACCCACTCGGAAGACATCATGTAAAGTTGTGACATCCGCCCACATCCTAATATTGCtttctccctccctctttccctctctctctctttggatcTAAATATACCCAAAATTTCATTGGATTTCAAACATTTATCGGTAATTAACATTGGGCCGCGAATTTCTTGCCTCCCTTTCaagtatttttattgttttccTTCCTCTGCTGGTTGTTGCTTCTTTTCGGCTTAGTCTTTTGGGCTGCCAGAATCCATAATGTTTGCTCGTAAATTAGTCTTAAAGACATTCCAGTCATAGACCTAGGCATAGACCTAGACACAGGCGCATGTGAAACACATTTGGCCCGATGTGGCCAATCATCCAAAGGccagtcgtcgtcgtcgtcgtcaagTGGTAAAATTTAAcagacaacaaaaaaaactaaaGCCTTCACTGGGGGCTAATTCGGTCATAGGCGACTAAAGAGATAGAATATGTACTGAAATTCTATCTATCAAAAAACCGATTCTTTCTCTAAGTAACTCTAACCAATACAAATAGCGATCCTTCTTACTGTTTTCTGACCATATCTAcaagatagatagataggcTCTCTAGTCAATTTTCCTTATTTATGGGTATACCAACCTCTCTGTATGTCTATGGATATAGCTCTTTAAATTGGCTAAATTTTGATATCATTAtaattttgaaaattcctaGACATCTTCGAAATCTTTGGTATCATTCTTTCCGTATATTTTTGATGCTCATAATCttaatccacaatttcaatatatgtatatccttCCATTTTCCCTTTAACATTTGCCTGAATATATTACATATGGATGTGTTTGAATCTACTGAAATCTATTGAGCTCAGATCTCGCAAAAATTTGCAGACTTAAAGTCCCCACCTTTGCCGTGTAGGGCATTCGTACTTAGGAAAAGAAACTAAAGAAGAACAAACACCAGAATAGACCAGGCAGAAACAAAAAGATTTCACGACTTTTGACGCTgtaataattttattttattttctaaTTCTGGCAACAGTTGGATACCAGATTCGAGATAAATTTACTATTTCATGCTAATTCTTTTATTTTATCTTTGACATTTGTGGCGCTATATCTGACGCGCTCTTTCGGCCTTCTGTGCTCTGTTCTTTGAAGGGCGTCGAAAAGGGGGCTGGGGGTGTTTGGGGGGTGTGTGCGTGGGTCTACACCATATTTATTCtagttgttttttttataaatagaGTTTCCTTCTCTCAGACTGTATCTCTGGCCCATTATCATGTGCTACACGTGCCATTCATTTAAGTTGACTTTTATTCctgtattttatttatttatttctatttcgttttcgttttattGTATGGAAAATTTTCGCCTGAACTTGTCTAAACTTGATCTATTTCATGCTCACACCAGAGTTCATCTATTTCAGCTAAGATCGGCATAGACAGATAATTATATGATCACTCGAAGCAGTTTTCTTCATGGACTCGTTGCCAAGAGAACAATATCCAACTGACAGATTGATTATCTTTTCAGTAAATCATTAAAGATCATCTTCGAACGGCCATTGGTTTGTAGAGATGGAGAACCCATAAGGACTCGCATCACTCCAACATCATCTTGGGATTAGCATTCCCAGCCAATCTTAGGATTGGGACCCCACTCCCACTCATTCATAGCTTTTTATCTAATGATTCATTTGAAATCACCTTTTATCCTCCCTTTATGGATATTCCATTAAATTTAATCACATTTTGTTGAATTGTAAAACTTTGAAAGTAGCCAGAGAAAATTTTCCATTGGGTTGGAAACAAGTTTTTCCTGAACTCGGGGGGCTTCGAGGGAATAAAATATAGACTCTGCAACCTTACGGATTCTCTGAATTATGTATAAGCATACACATATGATATATACTGTAGACAATCCAAAGAGTtttctgtctccctctctccccaTCGAATGGCCATTGATGAGGCGGCTTTTTTTGTGAACGTCGTATTGATTTTATTGCCCTCTCCGCTTGAACTCTGAGGCAACTGCGTAGAAGCCAGGCCAGACACGAAAATCAAATTCAAATCCGTAAAAGAAATGCTCAAAATTATTCTGCAATGTCAACGAATATTTCGCTGTGTGTCCGTGCCGTGGCCGTGTCCCTGTCCGTGTAAGGTGACATTTCCTGCGCCTCCACCAGAAACGGCCTTCGAAGCATTTTCTCTCGGTCAGCcattgactgactgactgaccacttagtgtggtggcatgGGGGGGGTCTTTGCTGAATTTGGGAACATTTCGGTTGTTTTGGCTTTCACAAAAATGCTGACACTTTTTTCTGTTTCGCCCTTAAATTCgcaaaaaatgcacaaaaATTCATCGAACTTAAGCGAAATTCAATTTCTCACATCAGCTGAGAAATTTCGTTTTATTGAGTATGGAAAATGCACAAAGAACTAAAGTCCATACTTGAGGCTTATATGGGGCTATGCTTAAACATCAGTTTTCAGGTTCTTAacaatgaataaataaatatttaaatggtattttatgctacatatatatttcgaggaaatatgaatttcagGCAGATTTATATAGAAAATTTTTATCTTTTTTGTGATGAGAAATACTATTCCATTAAATgaatattttatttgtattttgttttcaTCCATATACAGCTTTCCAGGCCCATTTGGCTCTTGGCCTAATACATAATCAATCGAAAATATTATgatttcttttttaaaaatttaatGAATTAAATTTCAGTTTCTGGATATCAATCTTTTCCCTTTTTTGCAATTATTTCGAGTGGCGTGGCCTCCCCTTCGATCTGTACTATCAGCACTTATGCACaaacatataaatatatatttgaaCGAGTATTTTGGTTTGACTCTGCACTTGAAACTGTACAAAACTGATGGAAAAAACCTTACGTTTTGAATTTCCATCAGAAAAAATTGAATGCATTTTCCCCCGAGGCAGGGAGCTGGCGTTCTCAAGAAGTAAATTTGAGAACCCCGGAATGTCTGACTGTATGcatttatttgatttattgTTGGTtcttttttgtaatatttttcGTTTAAGATCATGTTAACGGGAACGACGGAAAGACGGAACGGAAGGGCTCATATATTGCACGCGCCAAATTTGTTGCCTTCACTTCTTTGCTTATGAGACTCCGAGAATGCGGAATGTTTCCTGTACGATTGCCCAGCCAAAGGAATTCCTTACTATCGTTTATGCTACCACCACACGAAACTTGAGTTTGTGGGAGCGCCGCTTCTTATATCACATCTTAGAAAATCATTGGACAACCCTTGGCACAAGATCATGGGGTCCAATGGTATAGCAGAGAAAAATGGCATGGGTTTCATTTATCTTCTTTATACAATGTATCTATCTTCCTGTAGCCTTTACCCTCTACATATTATTCAGGCATTTTTATGTATTTTGATCTATTAACCCTTTGGTTAACCCATTTTTGCCGCGCTTgttaaatattatatatattttttgtaataAAAAGCGAAAAAAACTATTGTATCTAAAttgatatttattttataattctacatattttttatttatttaatttaattttttattttattaattttaagaggtaaatataaattttcctCTAAATAAAGTGCATTCCATTCACTAATGTATTGTATCTAGTATTCCCAAAAAGTTTCTATTCGATGGAAAAGTGTCTAATGTATCTTTTGTCATCGAATGTATCTTTCTGCTTCATTTTTGTTCTCTTGCAAAACCCAAAGGCCTCTGAAAATCCATTCAGAATAGGGTATCCACAATTCCGTCTCTGCGTCTTTGAGTCTTTGCcttctttctttttgtttgATTTCATTTTATCTCACTTGCTACATaggaaaaccaaaaccaaagcaaaacaaaaaacacaaaacaaaacaaaaacgagggggaacgttgtgagttgctgcggacaccgcaactctacggttatacccgatactaagtcagtatggctctcctccggcagacgccgctaatattaaacgacacgacaaagagtgcgtgcgagagagacagaaaatcagtctgagcgtgacgtcgggcgctgcgtagccactgcaaattgatttgttcttattggctataaaaatgatctgatctgatccagattcagcaatctgatagatatggtcattatctatgattctgcgtttttagttttctcgaatgtgcaatattgtgaatgcaacagattttcgtcctttgtgtgggcggaagggggtggggcgaaattatgagatacacgttttatagtaagatctaacaggagtgcggatattcttaaagatatggtcattctctacaactctacgtttttggttttctcatatctttaaaattgtggatgccacagattttcgtcctttgtgggggcggaagtgggcggggcgaagttttgaaatatttttgtagcagtgacatatcacagaagtctggatccaaaacatcgttgctctagctcttatagtctttgagcactaggcgctgaaggggacggacgaacggacggacggacggacggacagacggacggacggacggacggacggacggacagacagacagacagacagggctcaatcgactcggctattgatgctgatcaagaatatatatacttaatggggtcggaaacgattccttctggacgttacacacatccacttttaccacaaatctaatataccccaatactcagtttgagtatcgggtataacaaaacgaaatgaaacTTTGTGGTTGAGTTTCTATTTTCCCACGCGCCGTCGCTTGTGGAGTAGGAGGAGatggagaaggaggaggaggagggtgGAAGGTGGAGAaggaaggaggaggaggcagagTTGGAGAAGGAATACATATGTGAATTGTTCCGGAGAGATACATGTGCTGCCGGAGGGAGGGAGGAGGGAGGAAGGGAACCTAAACATTTGCTCACCTTTATcacatttgtgtgtgtgtgttttgaaAGCTTTtccacgcacacacgcacgcacacgcacaccaAAGCACTCGATTAATTTATAAGAAGTTTCACGCACCTTGCCACCCGTAACCATGACACGCGTGACGAATCAGCAACAGTTAGCGGTGTGTAAGGGCCAGGGGGCATCGCTAACCCCTAGAGTACGATTATCGCCTGCTTGTCGGAATCCATGtccatatacatacatataggtatgtacatatataatatataccTAGAGAAAAAAGTCCTGCGAGCCCAGAGTAACGACACTTAGATATTTCCCGAGAATGGAAATATTAAAATCGAAGTGATGTTTACTTTTGGAAAAAAGTATGAACAAAATTGATCAAAATGTAATATaatattttaattttgttttgttttatatCTAAATCAAAGTTCATTCAATTGGTTTCCTtcaattttattatttttgtatttaaaaaaCGAGTAGTTCCTTTTACTATGCCGTTTTTCTCGCAGTGTACACACCTCATATTGAGTTTTAAGCCTAGTTTTCAAGAACTTTGCAAGATTGATAAGTAGACCCTACAATTTCCCAACTATTACGTTTTCAAATGGAAACTTAAAgaagtttttttttggtatttttctcTTGAAATTTTTATTGAAAACCCAGTAAAAGTCGAAGAATACATTATGAGAATTGAAGAAAAAAGATCACAATCCTCGGAATATCTAGCCGATAGCCGATAGCCGCACGACTGGCACAAGCGACCAAAAGGCAGAAAAAATGACACCCGGAAGGTCGGCCACCTCGGCTCGGCTGGATTTCAGTGCCTaggtgctgtgctgtgctatCCGATCTGGTTTGGTTTGATTATTTGGACATTTCCATACACTTGTCATGCGCCATCGATCGTTCGGTTTGTGAAGGGTTTTTGTAGAGCTACGAACCGGAATGGACCACCAacaagccaaagccaaagcctcAGCCAATCCCACCTGAGCCTACTGGCCACACTTTGTATGAGCAACAAAGCAGGCCCGTGCCAATTGATCAATACGGCGGTTGGTTGACCAATGAATGTGTTAATTGTGCGAGTATTGGCACAGTGGTTGGATGGTCGGCAATACCTAAAAAGAGACAGCCAAACGTCTTGAGAGATTTCGAATGGAAGTCCCATACATATTTCGTATTTGTTTGACAGTTTCAAACCAATTTTTAATCAGTTTTTtgtacgaataaagagaacAGAACATTTTACTTAATTAAATTTGAATTCACTCGATTACAGATCGAAATTATCCCAATCATCGATGTCCTTCTCAAACATATCGCTATCGTCATCGGGTTTTCTTCTCGTGTGGTTCGGGTCGTCGTACACTCGACACGTCTCCAGGCACTCAGCCTTTGTGTAGAACCGATTCGGATTGCCGCCACAGCCGCCGTAATAGTAGAATATGCAGCGATTTGTCAGATAGTCAAAGCCCCAGACCTTGACCCAATCTTTGCAGGGACCCGGATCCACCAGATATATGCATTTGGCTGTGTGATTGGACTAAACGCTTGTAAGTTATAGGAAATATAAATCTAGTTGGCTGACCATTGAGAAACTTACGTTGCCGCACCGTGAATCCCTGTGGCACAAGACCCGCCACAGGCGCCACCAGGAGCTGTCCAATTGTAAGATATAGATACATTGCTGTAATTGGGAAACTATATTCTGTCATATATATAATCGATTGGCACTCTAGTTGAAGTAAGACTCAATGCTAATATGATTCGAACGACAGATCCGCACAGACAGATGGGACCACATTCGGGGAAAAGGACTTCGAATCGCCACCAGAGCGTCTCTTCTTATAAGTATACTCGTAGGTGCTCGTTTGGATGTATATTTGCATTCCTAAAGCAAATTGTGTTTGAACCAGTGTGGCTTAGCTTCACACATGCCTGGCCATGCCATGCGCTCGACGAGGTTCAGGGTCAACGATGTAATATTTTAATTTACTTCGCGTTCTTTCTGCCCTACACGTTCTCTGTCGCGGACTCTCTCGGATCCAATTTTGTATAGATCCTTCGTCTATATAGAGACTGCTGGAACCGACACGATGGACGCTTTCtttgctttttgttttgctcTCCGATTCGTAAGCCTCACTCTTTATACCCACCTTTTCCCCCTTTCCCTGGGCTGCCCGACCCAGTTAGTCAgttctcctcttctgtggattTCTGTGGCTTTCCCATGGCCAATGGGTCCTCCTATTCCATTCTTTGGGGTTCATTATGTAGGAACTTTGTTTCGGCTTTCGATATGTTCATTAATCATTCGCCGCATATTGAGTGGTCATCCCTCTTCGCGGCACAACCCCCCCCTACCCCCTTTGGCAGCCACCTTTTTGGGGCTTTTGTTCCTCCAATTTGCTTAATTAACTTCTAAACGTCGCCTTTGGCTTCTTTCTGCGATATTTTGCACTCTTCCACTCCAACTTCCACTCCTTCCCCACTGTGTTCTTAGAGGGTTCGCATGGGGCATGCGAAATTCCTCTTTTCGACTAATTAGCAGTTTCGTTTTGTTCTTTTATCTTCGGAGACTTTGTCTTCATCTGCGATTCGGGCAAGCACTTTTTCACAGTCGCTGCGGAATTTCTCTCAGTGATCAAGTCAATATGATTATGGACATTTCAGCGGACAATAAAAAGCGGTTCACAGTTTATCGATCCCGATATCTTTCTCTAAAGCTTCCTCTATCCGCTCCAATGAAACCATCAGTAATAAATGGTGGAGGTCGGGAGAACTAGTTTATGCGGAATGGTATTATGGTATTGTGGCGATTTTGAAAGAAAAACTATTCTGATTACTGATGCTAAAAATATCATACTGATACTGGGCTTAAGGAACtgtttttaattattttattttgtctGAATTTCgaatttttcaaaaaatcCATTAAATTTAAGTTTATAATATTTTAATTTACTTATAATTacgattattattattatattatatacggtaattataatactacttaTTATAGACAGATATATTTTTAATTCAATTATTAACATTaatatgtatttttatacattttttttctaCTTTACtttgtaattatatttaaattaaaatcaCTTTTCTATTTCGGAAATGTGATTCAGCGAAGACTTCTTATGTGAATCCCATAAATTGTTCCCTCAATTCCGCTTATCATATAAGCCAAGAAAACCGTTAAAAATGTACCCTCACGCACCCTCGGACCCGGTTCGACCTTGGTTGATTTGCAAAtttattgttgctgctgcctcggctttttcatgcttataaagtATTATGGAAATAATTAAAAGATTTGGCAGGGTGCGTAAAAAAAATGCTCGAGTTTCAAATgtgaaaaaaaagaaatgaaaatgaaaataaaaatcgTATTTTATACACATGCGATTAACGTCGCATTTTTGCAGAATCGCGCGATACAGACCTTGATTGATAActaaaatatacatatatgtaggtatgcatatatatatatttacgtACGCACTAAATATAGTTAGTGATAGTTCTGCTATAGCAACTAGCCGTCGTTCGGGAAATGAAAGACCTTCAAAacgaaaagagagagagaaaagaaaAATGCTGAAAAGTGATAGTAAATTAGCTTGGTTTAGGTTGAATTATATATACTACCACACTCAAGTGTATGACAATTGATAAGATTCCGTGCCTCACATATAGATATTGCGTGGCCCCACCGCCCCCGCCCTCGCCCCCGCCCTTTAAGCACTACAGAGTTCACTATGCTCGCACACGTTTCATCTAAGGGGAGGGGGGGAACTTAATTAGCGACATTCTGAAGAGAGATGAGTGGCGGACGCTTTGATTAGCGTCGGTCGTGGCGGCAGAGGTGGCTGGGGGAATCACACAGCGAAGAGTGCCGAAACCATTCAATCTGGCAAGCATTGAAGAGATCGCCGGATAAGCCCTTGGAGGAGCGGACGGCCAGAGGGAGGCAAGATCTAAGGGAAGTTGGGGCAGCTGGAGGATAACTGTAAATACACCCAGGGAAAAAAGCCCTGAGAGCCCCAAGAGTGGAAATATCAAAAAATATTTTATCCAAATACATttcatatttaattaaaatattttcaaattcAATATATTTCCTACAAATAAATTATATTAAATTGGTTTTATATTTGGCATAAATATGGGATGTatttttaatacaattttatttaattgaattttatttaattttaagaACGGAATATTTCCTTTACTATGCCATTTCTTGCTCAGAAGGACGGGAAGCAGTTagtataaatatttattgaaaaaTGAATTAAATTAAAGTCAAGCAATACGATCCAATTTTCTACATTGAAGATCCGTTGATTTTGATCTTTCATTCAGTGGATCATCCATCCAATACGATGCCCACTGAAATGCAAAGTTCAAGCAAATGGAAGACAACTTGGTCGATCgccctcaacttcctctttaAACTCTAGACATTTTGAGGTGCCACCAGGAACAGCGGTGGGCCCCAGGCGGGCTAAAATTAACTTAGCCCAAAACTGTTCACTTTCCCACTCCCTGCTGGTTGCTGTCGTTGCCAGTGGAAGGCAAGAAACTGCAGCTTCTAAATCTGTTAGGACAAAATGTGTCTAAGGCTGACCAAAAATATCCATCAGCTATGTAtgtgcatctgtatctgtatctttggCCCGGTGTTGTGCAGTTTAAGGGTTTGCCGAACGCATCGCGGCTGATATTTTTGTTGGCTGCAGCGTAGCGGCGAAAGGTCACGCTCTTGGCtgatagagatagagagggacagacagaaagagagtgtggcagacggacagacagacgggcGGACGGGCGGACAGATAGTGAGTTCTGAGTGACAGAGAGAGCAAACAGAGAACCGAAATGGAAAGCAAAAATTCTGTTATCCAAAAATAAACAGGAAAATTATCTGAGCACACAGACGCAcacagacgcacacacacacacaccaacacacacgCATGGAGGGAAATATTAGTTTTGAGAAGGAAAAATGAAGAGCAAGATTTTTCCGCTTATCGTGAGTGTGTTTAATGATTTTCCCTTGACGATAACCTCAAGTGCAACATTGACGAGAGACGTCGGGGGTCCCAACGCGACGCGACGCGCATCACAGCGCAGCACAGCGCAGCGCCCTGCCCTCGAGCTCTGCTGTGAAGTGGCAGGTATGCCACTCCCCCATCCCCACCCCCACCACAccccgactccgactccgactccgattCTCCTGATCTGATGGTGGCTGCCTCCTCTGCTCACCGCCCTGGGGTCGTTTTGTTTACGGGTACGGATATACCCTCGTACCCGTGGGGCCCAAGGGTATACTCGCGCTCTCGCTTCGTTTGGCATTCGAGTACGAGGAAAATGTTGAATATTCCGCTCACCCGAAAGTGATGATTGCTGCTATATTAAGACATGAGTGATGTGTAAAACCTTTACTCACCGCTCTACAAAATGTCAGTCCATCTTGAACAAACAAGTCGCTTAATTTGATTTAAATTCTAGTAATAATGAACAGATTTAACGAAGTAACGATTTCTTATAGAGGATGTGGACACAGCGGTAGTGTAGAATTCAGATGCGTATTGATAGAGGTAGAAACTGGAGCATATGGTTAAGTATCGGACAAGGAAATATAACATACTATAAGTTAAAAGCAAGTTAGAGCTAAAATATTGATCCGAATTGTTCAAATATACCACTTTTTGATCCTTCGACTGAAAATAGTCTTCAGGAGTATTTATGTATGAATAGTGCTCGTGAATGTTGGGTATTTTGTAGTCGAAATACTGCAGAAAATACGTAGTTCGTACTTTGTGTTTATTTCTTTTGTTCTTTTGTCTTTTTGGTGTTGATTGTTTTCCCCCGTGGCGCGGGTCTTGGACTCTTTGTGTGTTCAGTTTCGGCTGCTCCAAAACGCATCTTTCGCTGTCGAGTGGGTCCTTTGCCCTGTGCCACTTGTGTGCGCCACTTCTCGAGCACTTTTCCGCGGCTCACAAGTGCACCACTGCCACACAAGCAAGTGCATCATCGGGGGTGGAGGATAGGCATTAGGGAGCCGAGTGGGGTCCCTAGGAAATACCCCTACAAGCGTTTTTTATTCATGGGATGCTTGAAATTAGTGGATGATCAGGAGAGGGGCAAGCCGGCAGTCAAATTGGTAGGCAAAACGATAAGGATAATGGATTGATCTCAATATGGAAGAACCTAATGCACATATGAACTTTGCACATCTATTTCAAGGGAAACTCGTACCTTACAGTATTTTAGATTTCATTATAAGGATCTCCTCGAAGAGAAACTTCTCATCCCAATCCAATCTATGGTGTTGGTATATTCAAACAAAAATTATGATTCTAAAATCTAGGCTCTTCCCACTCAAAAGGTTACCCGACGACTGGGCTAAATAATTTTtcgctcatccgaaagtgctgaATGGTGCAATTTCCCCAAAAACATCCCGCGTAATTTTCTGATGTAATCGCGACCCACCTGTTTTAATCTTTAACCTGTTTTCTTATTCTGCTCCAATTACCAACTCCATTTATAGCTCGATTCCAGTGATCGGGCCAGACCAATCTCGAATTACCACCTTTACCTTCAAATCTAAATTAATTTCTGTGTCTATGCCTTAGCCAAGTCTTTGATTGAATTTTTACTTCAATATTAAATTTATCAATCCTTACAGTCCTTAGTTCCAGCCCCAATCTCTAAGCATTCCCATGTGCACCTCAATCGTTCACTCGAAGACACTCTCTACCAATCTTCCCCTCCTTTTCCTTCTTGAATtccatccaattcaaattccaATTTCAATTCCGATTTCGATTCCAATGCCAATTCCGAATTCCTTTCACAGACAGACGCTCGAGAACATTAACCTGCCCACAAAATGACCTTGAACCCGGCATGACCTTGACAGAGGGACTGTACACCCCACCCCTCCCCTCCAAAAGgatatataaatatacaaaaaaatcaCACACAAAATAGCAGCAACAATATTTTCGCTGATGGGGCGCATGTAATGGTCTCGGAGGCCTCGGTGGGAGGATGCAGCCTTGCCACAAGGAAGGAAACGGGAGGCGAGACAGCAGGAGGCCAGTGGGCATGACCTTCAGACGAAAAGCAGACGATGTGGGAAGATGGAGGCAGGAACCGGAGGTAGGAGCTGGTGTCAGGAGCTGAAGAGTCTGCGGAATCCTTTGGAGATGATTTTCTTGATTGCGCAGGACACACTACGCATGAAACACATCAAGCAGAAGGAGACGCGTCGGAGTTGGATGTGTaggtggaagtggaagtgtcTGTCTGGCCCCGCACAGTAACCCTCCTCGTCTCCCTTCCTGTATGACCTCCCATCCCCCGATTGCGGTTGAATGTCCTTTCGGGTGTCTGGCAAGTTTGCTTTGCTCGCAGGCGAGGTTTCATTATCGTTTTGAAGGTCGCAGACAGCACCTCCCCAGTGTACTCTCCCAGGGCCACCGCTCCGCTCCACCCACCTTTTGCGGGTGGAAAATTGTGCCAAATACACAGACAGCCGCAAACCGAATGGAAAAGATACGACATAAAGAAGGCATAAAGGATGTTCAGAGCAGTACAGTACCGGATAAAAGTTTTGACTGGTGTATACTTTTTTTCAAATATTGAAATATTTCACATTtaatattgtatttatttcaTTTATAGATGGTTTCCGTTCccatttccgtttccgctcTCACTTGAGAGCGGAAAGAGCTCTTAAGCTGTGAACTGCTTTCTCCTTACT
The Drosophila miranda strain MSH22 chromosome XL, D.miranda_PacBio2.1, whole genome shotgun sequence genome window above contains:
- the LOC108152203 gene encoding kunitz-type serine protease inhibitor textilinin-5 codes for the protein MTEYSFPITAMYLYLTIGQLLVAPVAGLVPQGFTVRQPKCIYLVDPGPCKDWVKVWGFDYLTNRCIFYYYGGCGGNPNRFYTKAECLETCRVYDDPNHTRRKPDDDSDMFEKDIDDWDNFDL